A region of Kribbella sp. NBC_01245 DNA encodes the following proteins:
- a CDS encoding ABC transporter ATP-binding protein, whose amino-acid sequence MSGEELLVATNLVKHYDISQSFSFGRKTLVRAVDGVDLTLRKGESLGIVGESGCGKSTLVRLLSALERPTSGELRFDGVDVNSLRAKALRQWRRRIQVVFQDPYSSLNPRMRVGEIVAEPLEVHPEVSKGLNIRDRVRELLELVGMRAEDETRFPHQFSGGQRQRIGIARAIALNPDVLLCDEPVSALDLSVQAQVVNLLMRLQRELGLSIIFVAHDLSVVRHVSDRVAVMYLGRVAELGADSQVYDVPAHPYTQALLSAEPGLARAGRRRIVLAGDPPSPVAPPPGCRFHTRCLRAEARCSTDVPELRVIPSGQQVSCHFAEDSQAKYTSMAGI is encoded by the coding sequence GTGAGCGGCGAAGAGTTGCTGGTGGCAACGAATCTGGTCAAGCACTACGACATCAGTCAGTCGTTCTCCTTCGGGCGCAAGACCTTGGTCCGGGCGGTCGACGGGGTTGACCTGACCCTGCGCAAGGGCGAGTCGCTCGGCATCGTCGGCGAATCCGGTTGCGGCAAGTCGACCCTGGTCCGGCTGCTCTCCGCGCTCGAGCGTCCGACCTCCGGTGAGCTGCGGTTCGACGGCGTCGACGTGAACTCGTTGCGCGCGAAGGCGTTGCGGCAGTGGCGGCGCCGGATCCAGGTGGTGTTCCAGGATCCGTACTCCAGTCTCAACCCGCGGATGCGCGTCGGCGAGATCGTGGCCGAGCCGCTGGAGGTCCATCCCGAGGTGTCCAAGGGCCTGAATATCCGCGACCGGGTGCGCGAACTGCTCGAGCTGGTCGGAATGCGGGCGGAGGACGAGACGCGCTTCCCCCACCAGTTCTCCGGCGGACAGCGGCAGCGGATCGGGATCGCCCGGGCCATCGCGCTCAACCCGGACGTGCTGCTGTGCGACGAGCCGGTCTCGGCGCTCGACCTGTCCGTCCAGGCGCAGGTGGTGAACCTGTTGATGCGGCTGCAGCGGGAGCTCGGGTTGAGCATCATCTTCGTGGCGCACGACCTGTCCGTCGTACGGCATGTGTCGGACCGGGTGGCCGTGATGTACCTTGGCCGGGTGGCGGAGCTTGGTGCCGACAGCCAGGTGTACGACGTACCGGCCCATCCGTACACGCAGGCGCTGTTGTCCGCCGAGCCGGGTCTGGCCCGGGCCGGGCGGCGCCGGATCGTGCTCGCGGGCGACCCGCCTTCGCCGGTGGCGCCACCTCCGGGTTGCCGGTTCCACACGCGCTGTCTGCGGGCTGAAGCACGATGTTCGACAGATGTCCCGGAACTGCGTGTCATCCCATCCGGACAGCAGGTTTCATGTCATTTCGCCGAAGATTCGCAGGCGAAATACACTTCGATGGCTGGAATCTGA
- a CDS encoding ABC transporter ATP-binding protein has product MTGSQGSQGEVLLKVDNLSVEFDTPRGVVRAVDGVSWQVRAGETLAILGESGSGKSVSTQALTGILEMPPGRIVSGTAEYRGDDLIAMSVRERRKIVGDRITMVFQDSLSALNPVQSVGRQIAECYQVHRGLSKRDAMRRAAEMLDRVRIPAAAKRVNDYPHEFSGGMRQRVMLAMALALDPDVLIADEPTTALDVTVQAQILELIAELQTERQMGVVLITHDLGVVADVADNVVVMYAGHVVERAATAESLERPVHPYTEGLLGSMPSAELKGQELPTIPGTPPSLHAMPSGCAFRPRCPLAIDACADEPPPLLTVAPGREAACIRRTSIALREETV; this is encoded by the coding sequence ATGACTGGCTCGCAAGGTTCTCAAGGTGAAGTGCTGCTCAAGGTGGACAACCTGAGCGTCGAGTTCGACACCCCGCGCGGGGTGGTCCGGGCCGTCGACGGGGTGTCCTGGCAGGTCCGCGCGGGCGAGACGCTGGCGATCCTGGGCGAGTCCGGCTCGGGCAAGAGCGTCTCGACCCAGGCGCTGACCGGCATCCTGGAGATGCCGCCGGGCCGGATCGTGTCGGGCACCGCCGAGTACCGCGGCGACGACCTGATCGCGATGTCGGTGCGTGAGCGGCGCAAGATCGTCGGCGACCGGATCACGATGGTCTTCCAGGACTCGCTGTCCGCGCTCAACCCGGTCCAGTCGGTCGGCCGTCAGATCGCCGAGTGCTACCAGGTGCACCGTGGCCTGTCCAAGCGCGACGCGATGCGGCGGGCGGCCGAGATGCTCGACCGGGTCCGGATCCCGGCGGCGGCCAAGCGGGTGAACGACTACCCGCACGAGTTCTCCGGCGGCATGCGCCAGCGGGTGATGCTGGCGATGGCGCTCGCGCTCGATCCCGACGTACTGATCGCGGATGAGCCGACCACCGCGCTCGACGTCACCGTGCAGGCGCAGATCCTGGAGCTGATCGCCGAATTGCAGACCGAGCGGCAGATGGGGGTCGTCCTCATCACGCACGACCTCGGCGTCGTCGCGGATGTCGCCGACAACGTGGTGGTGATGTACGCCGGCCATGTGGTCGAGCGGGCGGCCACGGCCGAGTCGCTGGAGCGGCCGGTCCATCCGTACACCGAGGGGCTGCTCGGCTCGATGCCGTCGGCCGAGCTCAAAGGGCAGGAGTTGCCGACCATTCCCGGCACGCCGCCGTCGTTGCACGCGATGCCGTCGGGTTGTGCGTTCCGCCCGCGTTGCCCGTTGGCGATCGACGCCTGCGCGGACGAGCCGCCACCGCTGCTGACCGTGGCGCCGGGGCGCGAGGCGGCCTGCATCCGACGTACGTCGATAGCGTTGCGAGAGGAGACGGTGTGA
- a CDS encoding ABC transporter permease, producing the protein MSDVQAVVGAEAADVGGTLSNRELLRALLRKPQFVLCSLLLLVFFTMAAVPGLFTSVDPRSCDLSKSRLGRSPGHLFGYDIQGCDYFANVVYGARPSVLVSIVASFGVFVLAAVLGLLAGYFPGFVDSLISRTADVLFSVPGIVVLIVVLNSVPNRSIWVIVGVILLIAWPHGMRLMRSTVFSVRNREFVLAARSIGVPPLRILRKHVFPNAMAPLLAMTTLGIGGMVGLEAVLTFLGVGLQPPSISWGSQFGVAASYRDTPHLFIWPALFISTMTISFMIIGDSIRDALDPKLLR; encoded by the coding sequence ATGTCTGACGTCCAGGCGGTCGTCGGCGCCGAGGCGGCGGACGTCGGCGGCACGCTGTCCAACCGGGAGCTACTCCGCGCGTTGTTGCGCAAGCCGCAGTTCGTGCTCTGCAGCCTGCTGTTACTGGTGTTCTTCACGATGGCGGCCGTACCGGGCCTGTTCACCTCGGTCGATCCGCGCAGCTGCGACCTGTCGAAGAGCCGGCTGGGCCGCTCGCCCGGACATCTCTTCGGGTACGACATCCAGGGCTGCGACTACTTCGCCAACGTCGTGTACGGCGCGAGGCCGTCGGTGCTGGTCAGCATCGTCGCGAGCTTCGGCGTCTTCGTGCTGGCGGCAGTGCTCGGTCTGCTGGCCGGCTACTTCCCGGGTTTCGTCGACAGCCTGATCTCGCGCACGGCGGACGTGCTGTTCTCGGTGCCGGGCATCGTCGTCTTGATCGTGGTGCTGAACTCGGTCCCGAATCGCAGTATCTGGGTCATCGTGGGAGTCATCCTGCTGATCGCCTGGCCGCACGGCATGCGGTTGATGCGTTCGACCGTGTTTTCGGTGCGCAACCGCGAGTTCGTGCTGGCGGCCCGGTCGATCGGCGTACCGCCACTGCGGATCCTGCGCAAACATGTCTTCCCCAACGCGATGGCGCCGTTGCTGGCGATGACCACGCTCGGCATCGGCGGCATGGTCGGTCTCGAGGCGGTGCTGACGTTCCTCGGCGTCGGGTTGCAGCCGCCGTCGATCTCGTGGGGCAGCCAGTTCGGTGTCGCCGCGTCGTACCGCGACACCCCGCATCTGTTCATCTGGCCGGCGCTGTTCATCTCGACGATGACGATCTCGTTCATGATCATCGGCGACTCGATCCGCGACGCCCTCGACCCGAAACTGCTGCGATGA
- a CDS encoding ABC transporter permease, whose amino-acid sequence MIRFILRRMLAAIPIGIIVTLGVFALVFAMPGDPLRELAGDKPVPESVMAAMRAQYHLDEPFIIQYLLSMRDILTGNFGTTFDGRDIAQQLEIRIPVTLQLALLSNVFQWGAGLIFGIYAGFKRNGLVDRFLLLATLGILAVPGLVVYFAGQYLFGVQLKWFPVSGTAEGFPMSYLLPALMIGLLGFAGLARLMRTSIVETVNADFVKTARAKGLGEQRVLWRHILPNAMLPVVTFIGLDLAGMFGGAILTESIFNLPGLGQFMFQAIKLKEGGVVVLLSTLAFVTFILINLLVDALYGILDPRVRHV is encoded by the coding sequence GTGATCCGTTTCATCCTCCGGCGGATGCTGGCCGCGATACCGATCGGCATCATCGTCACGTTGGGGGTCTTCGCGCTGGTGTTCGCCATGCCCGGAGACCCCCTGCGGGAACTCGCCGGGGACAAGCCGGTTCCCGAGTCGGTGATGGCGGCGATGCGGGCGCAGTACCACCTGGACGAGCCGTTCATCATCCAGTACCTGCTGAGCATGCGGGACATCTTGACCGGCAACTTCGGCACCACCTTCGACGGGCGGGATATCGCGCAGCAGCTGGAGATCCGGATCCCGGTGACCTTGCAGCTGGCCCTGTTGTCAAACGTGTTCCAGTGGGGCGCGGGTCTGATCTTCGGGATCTACGCCGGGTTCAAGCGCAACGGCCTGGTCGACCGGTTCCTGCTGCTCGCGACCCTGGGCATCCTGGCCGTGCCCGGTCTCGTCGTCTACTTCGCCGGGCAGTACCTGTTCGGCGTACAGCTCAAGTGGTTCCCGGTATCGGGCACGGCCGAGGGCTTCCCGATGTCGTACCTGCTGCCCGCGTTGATGATCGGCCTGCTCGGGTTCGCCGGGCTGGCCCGGTTGATGCGGACGTCGATCGTGGAGACGGTGAATGCCGACTTCGTGAAGACGGCCCGGGCCAAGGGCCTGGGGGAGCAGCGGGTGTTGTGGCGGCACATCCTGCCGAACGCGATGCTGCCGGTCGTCACCTTCATCGGTCTCGACCTGGCCGGCATGTTCGGCGGCGCGATCCTGACCGAGAGCATCTTCAACCTGCCGGGTCTGGGCCAGTTCATGTTCCAGGCGATCAAGCTGAAGGAGGGTGGTGTGGTGGTGCTGCTGTCGACGCTGGCCTTTGTCACCTTCATCCTGATCAACCTGCTGGTGGACGCGCTGTACGGCATTCTCGATCCGCGGGTGCGCCATGTCTGA
- a CDS encoding peptide ABC transporter substrate-binding protein, with product MPRLSRSTRVLGVTLGLALALTACGSGSGDGEGGSGGKGVTIALSAEPIEWINPLNENGSPGIQVAQAMFAPLVSTDPTTGKLQNVLAESVTPDATSQTWTIKLKKGNTFQNGQPLTAKDYVDSWNLTAQGSNAWKNNGFFSKVEGYDALNPETPEGQTPKPTSVKTMTGLKLVDEQTFTVKLKYPFSQFGLTLQYMGLAPLAEEVRKDPKAFERKQIGNGAYKLATGEWKVGEDIKLVKWDGYKGPNAPEADSITFRFIPNEDTAYNEFLAGTVDFVSVPATKIQTFKTDAPERWLLSESSGNNYWAFPSWDARFANPKLRHAFSMAIDREAFAKLVGIASPATGLIAPDINGARPGACKYCKLDVAGAKKLLAEAGGFNGPLTIYYNTTRPTSQIFAEALGNMIRQNLGIEVKYIGKQGSEITKLADDRKLDGMRLSGWGHDYPSIEDYLTPMFKSNGDANFAGYKNPALDKLLAQGDAEPDQDKAIKIYQQAEDLALEDLPLIPLWHSQNAYLHSERIEPRNSKFLGVQPLYSTFK from the coding sequence ATGCCGCGTCTGTCTCGTTCCACGCGTGTACTGGGGGTGACGCTCGGACTCGCCCTGGCCCTGACCGCCTGCGGCAGTGGGTCCGGCGACGGTGAGGGTGGCAGCGGTGGGAAGGGGGTCACGATCGCCCTGTCGGCCGAGCCGATCGAGTGGATCAACCCGCTGAACGAGAACGGCAGCCCGGGAATCCAGGTGGCCCAGGCCATGTTCGCGCCGCTGGTGTCCACTGATCCGACGACCGGCAAGCTGCAGAACGTGCTGGCCGAATCCGTCACGCCGGACGCCACCAGCCAGACCTGGACGATCAAGCTGAAGAAGGGCAACACCTTCCAGAACGGCCAGCCGCTGACGGCCAAGGACTACGTCGACAGCTGGAACCTGACCGCCCAGGGCTCGAACGCCTGGAAGAACAACGGCTTCTTTTCCAAGGTCGAGGGGTACGACGCGCTGAACCCGGAGACGCCGGAAGGCCAGACGCCGAAGCCGACCTCGGTCAAGACGATGACGGGCCTGAAGCTCGTCGACGAGCAGACCTTCACGGTGAAGCTGAAGTACCCGTTCTCGCAGTTCGGCCTGACCCTGCAGTACATGGGTCTCGCGCCGCTGGCCGAGGAGGTCCGCAAGGACCCGAAGGCCTTCGAGCGCAAGCAGATCGGCAACGGCGCGTACAAGCTCGCGACCGGCGAGTGGAAGGTCGGCGAGGACATCAAGCTGGTCAAGTGGGACGGCTACAAGGGCCCGAACGCGCCCGAGGCCGACTCGATCACCTTCCGGTTCATCCCGAACGAGGACACGGCGTACAACGAGTTCCTGGCCGGTACGGTCGACTTCGTCTCGGTGCCCGCGACCAAGATCCAGACCTTCAAGACCGACGCGCCCGAGCGCTGGCTGCTGAGCGAGAGCTCCGGTAACAACTACTGGGCGTTCCCGAGCTGGGACGCGCGTTTCGCGAACCCGAAGCTGCGGCACGCCTTCTCGATGGCCATCGACCGGGAGGCCTTCGCCAAGCTGGTCGGGATCGCGTCGCCGGCCACCGGCCTGATCGCGCCCGACATCAATGGCGCCCGCCCCGGCGCCTGCAAGTACTGCAAGCTCGACGTCGCCGGCGCCAAGAAGCTCCTCGCCGAGGCCGGCGGGTTCAACGGCCCGCTGACGATCTACTACAACACCACCCGGCCGACCAGCCAGATCTTCGCCGAGGCGCTCGGCAACATGATCCGGCAGAACCTCGGCATCGAGGTCAAGTACATCGGTAAGCAGGGCTCGGAGATCACCAAGCTGGCCGACGACCGCAAGCTCGACGGCATGCGCCTGTCGGGCTGGGGTCACGACTACCCGTCGATCGAGGACTACCTGACGCCGATGTTCAAGTCGAACGGCGACGCGAACTTCGCCGGCTACAAGAACCCGGCGCTCGACAAGCTGCTGGCCCAGGGCGACGCCGAACCCGACCAGGACAAGGCGATCAAGATCTACCAGCAGGCCGAGGACCTCGCGCTCGAGGACCTGCCGCTGATCCCGCTGTGGCACAGCCAGAACGCCTACCTGCACTCCGAGCGGATCGAGCCGCGGAACTCGAAGTTCCTCGGCGTGCAGCCGCTCTACTCCACCTTCAAGTGA
- a CDS encoding M16 family metallopeptidase, protein MTRALTSTLLSPEEGGPVTRTVLPSGLRVLSQSVPGFRSVSFGVWVGVGSRDEPESLAGATHFLEHLLFKGTTRRDALEISASLDAVGGEMNAFTGKEYTCYYARVLDTDLPLAVDVICDMITSATLTTADVESERDVIDEEIAMHADETSDHIHDLFAEQLWAGSPLGRSITGSPESVAGLSRAQVAGWYKRRYKPSNIVVSVAGNVDHASVVRLVRKAFERHWVTEEAAPAPIRTAGRRQVTTYGGVEVHHRDVEQAHLVLGLPGLVRTDERRYVAGVLHGIVGGGMSSRLFQEVREKRGLAYSVFSFGSAYADAGMVGVYAGCLPKKAPEVLEVIRAELEAVATKGVTPAELLRGKGQMRGGLVMGLEDTGAKMTRIAKAELVYGELPTVDEILHRIDEVTLDDIAELATELYAGKPALTVMGPFDDESAFSL, encoded by the coding sequence GTGACACGCGCCCTCACAAGCACGTTGCTGAGCCCGGAGGAGGGCGGTCCCGTAACAAGGACCGTCCTGCCTTCCGGGCTCCGCGTGCTTTCCCAGTCCGTCCCCGGCTTCCGCAGCGTGAGCTTCGGCGTCTGGGTCGGTGTCGGCTCACGCGACGAGCCTGAGTCGCTCGCCGGCGCGACGCACTTCCTGGAGCACCTGCTCTTCAAGGGCACCACCCGGCGGGACGCGCTGGAGATCTCCGCCTCGCTGGACGCCGTCGGTGGCGAGATGAACGCGTTCACCGGCAAGGAGTACACCTGCTACTACGCGCGGGTGCTGGATACCGATCTGCCGCTCGCGGTCGACGTCATCTGCGACATGATCACCTCGGCCACCCTCACCACGGCCGATGTCGAGAGTGAGCGCGACGTCATCGACGAAGAGATCGCGATGCACGCCGACGAGACGTCGGACCACATCCACGACCTCTTCGCGGAACAGCTCTGGGCCGGTTCGCCGCTCGGCCGATCCATCACCGGATCGCCCGAGTCGGTGGCCGGCTTGTCCCGCGCCCAGGTGGCCGGGTGGTACAAACGCCGCTACAAGCCGTCGAACATCGTCGTCTCCGTGGCCGGCAACGTCGACCACGCGAGCGTCGTGCGGCTGGTGCGCAAGGCCTTCGAACGCCACTGGGTGACCGAGGAGGCAGCCCCCGCGCCCATTCGTACGGCGGGCCGTCGCCAGGTCACGACGTACGGCGGAGTGGAGGTCCACCACCGAGACGTCGAGCAGGCGCATCTGGTGCTCGGCCTGCCGGGCCTGGTCCGTACGGACGAGCGGCGGTACGTCGCCGGGGTGCTGCACGGCATCGTCGGCGGCGGTATGTCGTCGAGGTTGTTCCAGGAGGTCCGGGAGAAGCGCGGTCTCGCGTACTCGGTCTTCAGTTTCGGCTCGGCCTACGCGGACGCGGGCATGGTCGGCGTCTACGCGGGCTGTCTGCCGAAGAAGGCTCCCGAGGTGCTGGAGGTCATCCGCGCCGAGCTGGAAGCCGTTGCCACCAAGGGCGTGACGCCGGCCGAGCTGCTGCGCGGTAAGGGCCAGATGCGTGGTGGGCTGGTGATGGGGCTGGAGGACACCGGCGCCAAGATGACCCGGATCGCCAAGGCGGAGCTCGTGTACGGCGAACTGCCGACCGTGGACGAGATCCTGCACCGCATCGACGAGGTCACCCTGGACGACATCGCCGAACTGGCCACCGAACTCTATGCCGGAAAACCGGCCCTGACGGTAATGGGCCCCTTCGACGACGAGTCGGCCTTCAGCCTCTAG
- a CDS encoding polyribonucleotide nucleotidyltransferase, whose translation MEGAEFTEAVLDNGKFGTRTIRFETGRLAQQAAGSAAAYLDGDTMLLSATTASKKPKDQFDFFPLTVDVEERMYAAGRIPGSFFRREGRPSEEAILTCRLIDRPLRPSFVSGLRNEIQVVITVMALNPDKLYDVLAINAASMSTQIAGLPFSGPIGATRVALIDTQWVAFPTHTELEDAVFDMVVAGRVTDTGDVAIMMVEAESTPGTFDAVAAGKQAPTEEVVAEGLEAAKGFIKTLVDAQSELAAKASKPTGEFPVFPDYQDDAFAAVEQAATEELTQALAITGKHDREEATEAVKAAVVGKLVETFEGREKELSAAFRSLTKKLVRQRVLTEKVRMDGRGLADIRPLKAQVKVLPRVHGSALFERGETQILGVTTLNMLRMEQQLDTLSPETRKRYMHNYNFPPYSTGETGRVGSPKRREIGHGALAERALVPVLPSREDFPYALRQVSEALGSNGSTSMGSVCASTLSLLSAGVPLKAPVAGIAMGLISGEVNGETEYVALTDILGAEDAFGDMDFKVAGTKDFVTALQLDTKLDGIPASVLAGALTQAKEARLTILDVMAKAIDAPGEMSEFAPRVISVKVPVDKIGEVIGPKGKMINQITDETGADISIEDDGTVYIGATNGPSAEAARVMINSIANPTMPEKGERYLGTVVKTTNFGAFISLLPGKDGLLHISKLRGLAGGKRVEAVEDILSVGQKLQVEIAEIDDRGKLSLIPVLDEDEKKADEAADAADNDGE comes from the coding sequence ATGGAGGGCGCAGAATTCACCGAAGCCGTTTTGGACAACGGAAAATTCGGTACCCGTACCATTCGTTTCGAGACCGGCCGGCTGGCTCAGCAGGCCGCCGGTTCGGCCGCCGCCTACCTTGACGGCGACACCATGCTGCTGTCGGCGACGACGGCCAGCAAGAAGCCCAAGGACCAGTTCGACTTCTTCCCGCTGACGGTCGACGTCGAAGAGCGGATGTACGCCGCCGGTCGTATTCCGGGCTCGTTCTTCCGCCGGGAGGGTCGTCCTTCCGAGGAGGCCATCCTGACCTGCCGGCTGATCGACCGCCCGCTGCGGCCGTCGTTCGTCTCCGGCCTGCGGAACGAGATCCAGGTCGTCATCACCGTGATGGCGCTGAACCCGGACAAGCTGTACGACGTGCTGGCCATCAACGCGGCCTCGATGTCGACCCAGATCGCCGGGCTGCCGTTCTCGGGCCCGATCGGCGCCACTCGCGTCGCCCTGATCGACACCCAGTGGGTCGCGTTCCCGACGCACACCGAGCTCGAGGACGCCGTCTTCGACATGGTGGTCGCGGGCCGTGTCACCGACACCGGTGACGTCGCCATCATGATGGTCGAGGCCGAGTCCACCCCGGGCACGTTCGACGCCGTCGCCGCCGGCAAGCAGGCGCCGACCGAAGAGGTCGTCGCCGAGGGTCTCGAGGCCGCCAAGGGCTTCATCAAGACCCTGGTCGACGCGCAGTCGGAGCTGGCGGCCAAGGCCTCCAAGCCGACCGGCGAGTTCCCGGTCTTCCCGGACTACCAGGACGACGCGTTCGCCGCCGTCGAGCAGGCCGCGACCGAGGAGCTCACCCAGGCCCTCGCGATCACCGGCAAGCACGACCGCGAGGAGGCCACCGAGGCCGTCAAGGCGGCCGTCGTCGGCAAGCTGGTCGAGACCTTCGAGGGTCGCGAGAAGGAGCTGTCCGCAGCCTTCCGCTCGCTCACCAAGAAGCTCGTCCGCCAGCGCGTGCTGACCGAGAAGGTCCGGATGGACGGTCGCGGTCTGGCCGACATCCGCCCGCTCAAGGCGCAGGTCAAGGTGCTGCCCCGCGTGCACGGCTCGGCGCTGTTCGAGCGCGGCGAGACCCAGATCCTGGGTGTCACCACGCTGAACATGCTCCGGATGGAGCAGCAGCTCGACACGCTCTCCCCGGAGACGCGCAAGCGCTACATGCACAACTACAACTTCCCGCCGTACTCGACCGGTGAGACCGGCCGGGTCGGTTCGCCGAAGCGCCGCGAGATCGGTCACGGCGCGCTGGCCGAGCGGGCCCTGGTGCCCGTGCTGCCGTCGCGTGAGGACTTCCCGTACGCGTTGCGTCAGGTGTCCGAGGCCCTCGGGTCGAACGGTTCCACCTCGATGGGCTCGGTCTGCGCCTCGACGCTGTCCCTGCTCTCGGCCGGTGTGCCGCTGAAGGCGCCCGTCGCCGGTATCGCGATGGGCCTCATCTCCGGTGAGGTCAACGGCGAGACCGAGTACGTCGCGCTGACCGACATCCTCGGTGCCGAGGACGCGTTCGGCGACATGGACTTCAAGGTCGCCGGTACCAAGGACTTCGTCACGGCCCTCCAGCTGGACACGAAGCTCGACGGCATCCCGGCCAGCGTGCTCGCCGGTGCGCTGACCCAGGCCAAGGAAGCCCGCCTGACGATCCTGGACGTGATGGCCAAGGCCATCGACGCGCCGGGTGAGATGAGCGAGTTCGCGCCGCGGGTCATCTCGGTCAAGGTCCCCGTGGACAAGATCGGAGAGGTCATCGGCCCGAAGGGCAAGATGATCAACCAGATCACCGACGAGACCGGCGCCGACATCTCCATCGAGGACGACGGCACGGTTTACATCGGCGCGACCAACGGCCCGTCGGCCGAGGCCGCTCGGGTGATGATCAACTCGATCGCCAACCCGACCATGCCGGAGAAGGGCGAGCGCTACCTGGGCACGGTCGTGAAGACGACCAACTTCGGTGCGTTCATCAGCCTGCTCCCCGGCAAGGACGGTCTGCTGCACATCTCGAAGCTGCGCGGCCTGGCCGGTGGCAAGCGGGTCGAGGCCGTGGAGGACATCCTCTCCGTCGGCCAGAAGCTCCAGGTCGAGATCGCCGAGATCGACGACCGCGGCAAACTGAGCCTGATCCCCGTCCTCGATGAGGACGAGAAGAAGGCCGACGAGGCCGCTGACGCGGCTGACAACGACGGCGAGTGA
- the rpsO gene encoding 30S ribosomal protein S15, with translation MSSVDAAAKKKIIGEYALTEGDTGSPEVQVALLTHRIADLTEHLKEHKHDHHSRRGLLLLVGQRRRLLNYLAKKDINRYRSLIERLGLRR, from the coding sequence GTGTCATCAGTTGACGCTGCTGCGAAGAAGAAGATCATCGGTGAGTATGCCCTGACCGAGGGTGACACCGGTTCCCCCGAGGTTCAGGTCGCGCTGCTGACCCACCGCATCGCGGACCTCACCGAGCACCTGAAGGAGCACAAGCACGACCACCACAGCCGTCGTGGCCTGCTCCTGCTGGTCGGCCAGCGCCGCCGGCTGCTGAACTACCTGGCGAAGAAGGACATCAACCGCTACCGGTCCTTGATCGAGCGGCTCGGCCTTCGCCGATGA
- a CDS encoding bifunctional riboflavin kinase/FAD synthetase: MLVWRSLDEVGPDFGPSVVTIGNFDGVHRGHQEVLAHARQQAEARGGLPVVALTFHPHPMQVLRPGHGPATITEPAERAELLGKAGADAVLVLPFDRDVAAWSPEEFIDRVLVGALKAKAVVVGENFRFGHKAAGHVDTLIQAKAFDVEGLALAGAGGADQPWSSTYIRAKIAEGDVEAAAEALGRPLRVTGVVIEGDKRGRELGYPTANIPAAADAAIPLDGVYAGWLTVLEPAPGAPSYGEPLPAAISVGSNPTFDGVDRRVESYVLDRDDLELYGSKIAVDFVARLRGSQIKFESIDELLVQMKADVDGARTLLRP, from the coding sequence ATGCTTGTCTGGCGCAGCCTGGACGAGGTGGGTCCGGACTTCGGCCCCTCTGTCGTCACCATCGGCAACTTCGACGGGGTTCATCGGGGACATCAGGAGGTGCTCGCGCACGCCCGGCAACAGGCCGAGGCGCGCGGTGGGCTGCCCGTGGTCGCGCTGACGTTCCACCCGCACCCGATGCAGGTCCTGCGTCCGGGGCACGGGCCCGCCACCATCACCGAGCCGGCCGAGCGGGCCGAATTGCTCGGCAAGGCCGGCGCGGACGCCGTACTGGTGCTGCCGTTCGACCGTGACGTGGCCGCCTGGTCGCCGGAGGAGTTCATCGACCGGGTGCTGGTCGGTGCGCTCAAGGCGAAGGCCGTCGTCGTCGGGGAGAACTTCCGCTTCGGGCACAAGGCCGCCGGGCATGTGGACACGCTCATCCAGGCAAAGGCCTTCGACGTCGAAGGCCTCGCGCTCGCCGGAGCCGGTGGTGCGGATCAGCCCTGGTCGTCGACGTACATCCGGGCCAAGATCGCCGAGGGCGACGTCGAAGCCGCGGCGGAGGCGCTCGGCCGTCCGCTGCGCGTCACCGGCGTGGTCATCGAGGGCGACAAGCGCGGCCGGGAGCTCGGTTACCCGACGGCGAACATCCCCGCGGCGGCCGACGCGGCCATCCCGCTGGATGGGGTGTACGCCGGCTGGCTGACCGTGCTCGAGCCCGCGCCGGGCGCTCCGTCGTACGGCGAACCGCTGCCGGCGGCGATCAGCGTCGGGTCCAACCCGACCTTCGACGGCGTCGACCGGCGGGTCGAGTCGTACGTGCTGGATCGCGACGACCTCGAGTTGTACGGCTCGAAGATCGCGGTGGACTTCGTCGCGCGGTTGCGGGGGAGCCAGATCAAGTTCGAGTCGATCGACGAGCTGCTGGTCCAGATGAAGGCCGACGTCGACGGTGCGCGGACCTTACTGCGGCCCTAG